TGAGAGCCGTGATGCTCTCCTGACCCGTGGCGAAGTACGCGATCAGACCGAGCAGGACGAAGAGGACGCCGAAGATCGTGGTGAACCGGGACACCGTGGCTCCAGAGAAGGGGGAGGTCGGGGCACCCGCGGTCGCGGGCGGAGCCACAAGCTAGTCGTGGTGCGGGGGGAATCAAGCGCGGGGGCGGCCCCGATCGGAACCGCCCCCGGCGCAGGACCTCTCAGGCCAGCAGCTTGCGCTCGCGGGCCTGCTCGGTGAGTTCGTCGCGGAACTGCGGGGCCGCGATGCTGATCAGTGCCTCGGCCCGCTCCCGCAGGTTCTTGCCGAAGAGGTTCACCGCACCGAATTCGGTCACGACCCAGTGCACGTCGGCCCGACTGGTGACCACGCCCGCCCCCTGCTTCAGGAACGGCTGGATCCGGCTCAGGGTGCCCTTCTTCGCCGTGGCCGGCAGGGCGATGATCGGCATGCCGCCCTTGCTCTTGGCCGCGCCGCGGATGAAGTCGACCTGACCACCGAAGCCCGAGTAGATGTACGGACCCATGGAGTCGGAACACACCTGACCGGTGAGATCGACCTCGATCGCCGAGTTGATGGCCACCATGTTGTCGTGCTGGCTCACGATGAAGGGGTCGTTCACGTACTCGGTCGGATGCGCCTCGATCAACGGGTTGTTGTCGAGGTAGTCGTAGAGAGCGTCGCTGCCGAGCGCGAAGGTGATCACGACCTTGCCCGGATGCAGGGTCTTCTGACTTCCACTCACCACACCACGTTCGATGGCCCGCATGGCGCCGTCACTGAGCATCTCGGTGTGGATCCCGAGGTCGAGCTTTCCCTCGAGCGCCCCGTAGACCGAGTCGGGAATCCCGCCGATGCCCATCTGCAACGTGGCACCCGGCCGGATCAGTGGCACGATGTGACCCGCGATGGCCTTCTCGACGTCGCTGGCATCCTTCGTGTGCAGGTTCGGCAGGGGCGCCTCGTGTTCCACGACCGCATCGACCCGGCTCACGTGCACGAAGGCGTCGCCGAGCACGCGCGGCATGTTCGGGTTGACCTGGACGATGACCTTCTTGGCAGAGGCCGTCGCCGCCTTCGAGGCCAGGACCTCGATCCCCAGGCTCATGAAGCCGTGCTCGTCGGGAGGCGAGACCTGGACCATGGCCACGTCCAGCGGCACGATCCCCTCGCAGAAGAGACGCGGGATCTGGTGCAGGAAGATCGGCATGTAGTCCGCGCGGCCGTCGTTCACGGCGGCGCGATCGGCCGGGCCCACGAACAGCGAATTGTGGCGGAAGTGCCCTTCCATGCCGGGCTGGGACAGCAGGTCCTCGCCCAGCAGGAGCACGTGGTTCAGCTGGACGTTCTGGAGCTCGTCGCGCCGCTCGGCGAGTGCACTCACCAGGGCCGACGGGATCGCCGCGTTCCCCCCGTAGTACACCCGGTCCCCGCTACGAACCATGCCCACGGCTTCGGCCGCACTGGCCAGCTTCGACTTGTAGTCGTCCACCCAGCTCATGTCACTCTCCCAGCAAGCGTTCGATCGGGGTGACGGGCATGTCGAGCGTGTCGCCCACGCGGCGGTGCACCAACTCGCCCTTGTACAGGTACGCGCCCGCGGCCAGGCCGGAGTTCTCGCGCAGCGCGGACTCGGTGCCGTTCTGCGCGATCTCGATCAGGTAGGGCAGGGCCGCGCTGGCCAGAGCGCGCGACGCCGTGCGAGCCACGTTCGAGGTCATGTTCGGAACGCAGTAGTGGATCACTCCGTGCCGTTCGAAGACGGGATCGGCGAGCGTGGTCGGACGGCTGGTCTCGATGCAGCCACCCTGGTCGATCGAGACGTCGACGATCACGCTGCCCTGCTTCATCTCGCGGACCATCTCCTCGCTCACCACGAAGGGAGCGCGCCCACCGGGGATGAGCACCGCGCCGATGATGACGTCGGAAATGGCGGTGAACTTCTCGAGCCGATCACTGCCGGCGACGATGGTCACCACGTGGCCGTTGGTCTCGTCGTGCAGGCGGCGGAGCTTGCCGACGTCGGTGTCGATGACCACGACGTGCGCACCCGCCTGCAGGGCATGGCGGGTGACCGCGTGCCCGACCCGACCCGCGCCCAGCACGAGCACGGTGGGCGGCGCGACACACGGAACGGATCCGAGGAGGATCCCGCGACCACCCTCACCGTTCTGCAGGTAGCGGGCGGCGATCTGCAGGACCATGTGCCCGGCCATCTCGCTGAACGGAACGAGGACCGGAGCCTCCCCCGAGCCGTCCTCGATCAACTCGTAGCCGATGAGTGTGGCCTCGCGGTCGCGCAAGGGGCCGACGGTCTCGGGACCGGCCACGGCCATGTGCTGGAAGCCGCAGACGGTCGCGCCAGGGCGCAACATCGAGGCCTGCTCACGGTCGAGACGACCGACGCAGCACAAGAGGTCGCTGCGACGGAGGATCTCTTCTCCGCTGTAGAGGATCTGCGCGCCGGCGTTCTGGTAGTCGGCGTCGCTGAAGTGGGCGTCCTCGCCCACGCCCCTCTCGACCACCACCGTGTGCCCGAGACTCGACAATCGATGGACGGCGAAGGGGGTCAACCCCGCGCGATGTTCCAAGCCGTGCGCTTCGCGCGGAACTCCGACGATCATGGTGCGACCTCCTGGACGACGCATTCGCTGCACAGTGTCGACGAACGCCGTCCATTGTCAGGTCGCGAAAGTGTGAGATCGATCACGGCTTCATGGGGCTCACACTTTTGCCGAGGCGCGAGGCGACCGGATCAACCTCCGGCGCGTTCGAGCACCTCGGCAGCGGCGGTCAGTCCGTCGGGGAACGGCCAGCCCTTGTCGTCGCGACGGTGCAGGGCCCAGCCCCGTGGCGTGCGGCCGTGGTTGGGATCCACCGCCTTCGGATCGAGCCCATGCGACAGCAGATGTTCGACCACCTCGGGCCGCCCGTACCACGCAGCCCAGTGCAGCAGGGATGCCTCGCCGTAGTTGGCCTGGAGGTCGGCGCCGGCTTCGCGCAAGGCAGCGAGGCATCGGAAGCGCGCATTGATCGTGGCCCCCACCACCGCGCGATCGGTCGGCGCCGAATCCTGCAGGTGGCGCCGCAACTCGTCGAGCGCACCGCCCCCGGCCGCGCGGTCCTGGGTGCCCAGCTCCGCCCCGGCTCCGACCAACCGATCCACCTCGCGGGTCGCCGCGAAGGCGATCCCGAGATCGAGGGCGGTTCCACCGTCGACGGCCCCGCCCCGTCGCTCGAGATCCACCCCGCGACGGATCAGCAGGTCGACGATTCCGAGCTCGTACACGCTGACCGCCGTCATCAGGGGCGTCTCTGCCCGCTCGTCGGTCATCGGGTCCCAGTCCGCCGCGGCACCGGCGTCGAGCAGCACCCCGGCCATGGCCGTCTGCTCGCCCCGCGGGCACAGACCGTGGAAGGGGGCGCCTATCAGGTAGACCAGCAGCGGGACCTCGCGCTCCTCCC
This genomic interval from Candidatus Krumholzibacteriia bacterium contains the following:
- a CDS encoding acetyl-CoA hydrolase/transferase C-terminal domain-containing protein; this translates as MSWVDDYKSKLASAAEAVGMVRSGDRVYYGGNAAIPSALVSALAERRDELQNVQLNHVLLLGEDLLSQPGMEGHFRHNSLFVGPADRAAVNDGRADYMPIFLHQIPRLFCEGIVPLDVAMVQVSPPDEHGFMSLGIEVLASKAATASAKKVIVQVNPNMPRVLGDAFVHVSRVDAVVEHEAPLPNLHTKDASDVEKAIAGHIVPLIRPGATLQMGIGGIPDSVYGALEGKLDLGIHTEMLSDGAMRAIERGVVSGSQKTLHPGKVVITFALGSDALYDYLDNNPLIEAHPTEYVNDPFIVSQHDNMVAINSAIEVDLTGQVCSDSMGPYIYSGFGGQVDFIRGAAKSKGGMPIIALPATAKKGTLSRIQPFLKQGAGVVTSRADVHWVVTEFGAVNLFGKNLRERAEALISIAAPQFRDELTEQARERKLLA
- a CDS encoding alanine dehydrogenase: MIVGVPREAHGLEHRAGLTPFAVHRLSSLGHTVVVERGVGEDAHFSDADYQNAGAQILYSGEEILRRSDLLCCVGRLDREQASMLRPGATVCGFQHMAVAGPETVGPLRDREATLIGYELIEDGSGEAPVLVPFSEMAGHMVLQIAARYLQNGEGGRGILLGSVPCVAPPTVLVLGAGRVGHAVTRHALQAGAHVVVIDTDVGKLRRLHDETNGHVVTIVAGSDRLEKFTAISDVIIGAVLIPGGRAPFVVSEEMVREMKQGSVIVDVSIDQGGCIETSRPTTLADPVFERHGVIHYCVPNMTSNVARTASRALASAALPYLIEIAQNGTESALRENSGLAAGAYLYKGELVHRRVGDTLDMPVTPIERLLGE